Proteins co-encoded in one Tautonia rosea genomic window:
- a CDS encoding glycosyltransferase family 4 protein, producing MRIAWYTHRYAPCLGGAETYGRAMVRRLVDQGHGVDVLTSDARDLWYFNDPRRARLDEPPVSTIDGARVRRFPVRHIPMQRYFGKLLSYAPHWPTQCRFASYMPLIPELERTSETYDAVFAVGFPFTNFSFAAWKKARSCGAPLILTPFLHLATPGDPVHRHYTKPHQLRLLREADAVVVVTELESEAVAGWGIPRSRIVKVSMGYEPTEVCGGRGDRFRETYRIGPSQPMIGHLATLDPNKGTNDLVQSVMALNALRAADDPVALVLAGVSSPHFERFAAELPSSTKRWLIRTGPLSTTDKADFFDAIDVFAMPSRTDSFGIVFLEAWANGKPVVAAAAGGVAEVVEHDRTGVLVPFGNVEKLSSVLEWLIDQPETARRLGEAGRQRVAQGCSWDECFATIAAQLNRLIRRNLRMDPQATALPESTDRMIQTRPMNVGRSQVGR from the coding sequence ATGCGGATTGCCTGGTATACCCATCGCTATGCCCCGTGCCTCGGAGGCGCGGAAACCTACGGTCGAGCGATGGTCCGCCGTCTGGTCGATCAGGGTCATGGCGTCGATGTCCTCACGAGCGATGCCCGCGATCTCTGGTATTTCAACGATCCCCGGCGTGCCCGACTCGATGAACCGCCCGTTTCGACCATTGACGGGGCTCGTGTGCGTCGATTCCCCGTCCGACACATCCCGATGCAACGCTATTTCGGGAAGCTCCTGAGCTACGCCCCGCACTGGCCGACGCAATGTCGGTTCGCCTCGTACATGCCTCTGATCCCGGAATTGGAACGGACAAGTGAGACCTACGACGCCGTGTTTGCGGTCGGTTTCCCGTTCACAAACTTTTCCTTCGCGGCCTGGAAGAAGGCTCGATCGTGCGGAGCGCCGCTGATTCTCACCCCGTTTCTCCACCTTGCGACGCCGGGCGATCCGGTCCACCGCCATTACACGAAACCGCACCAGTTACGATTACTTCGGGAAGCCGATGCGGTGGTCGTCGTCACCGAACTGGAATCCGAGGCCGTGGCGGGATGGGGAATCCCTCGATCCAGAATCGTCAAGGTCTCAATGGGATATGAGCCGACCGAGGTTTGCGGCGGTCGCGGCGATCGGTTCCGCGAAACGTACCGGATCGGCCCTTCCCAGCCGATGATCGGCCACCTGGCCACATTGGATCCGAACAAGGGGACGAACGACCTGGTCCAATCGGTCATGGCCCTGAACGCCCTCAGAGCGGCCGATGATCCGGTCGCGCTCGTTCTGGCAGGGGTCAGCTCACCCCATTTCGAGCGATTCGCGGCGGAACTCCCGTCATCGACGAAGCGCTGGCTGATCCGCACCGGCCCCCTCTCAACGACCGACAAGGCAGATTTTTTTGACGCCATCGACGTCTTCGCCATGCCCTCTCGGACGGATTCGTTTGGCATCGTCTTTCTCGAAGCTTGGGCGAATGGCAAACCGGTCGTTGCCGCCGCTGCTGGCGGGGTGGCCGAGGTTGTGGAACATGACCGGACGGGGGTTCTCGTGCCGTTCGGCAATGTTGAGAAACTCTCCTCGGTGCTGGAGTGGCTCATCGATCAGCCGGAAACGGCCCGACGCCTTGGCGAGGCCGGACGCCAGCGAGTCGCACAGGGCTGTTCGTGGGACGAGTGCTTCGCGACCATCGCAGCGCAACTCAACCGGTTGATCAGGCGAAATCTTCGAATGGACCCGCAAGCAACGGCCCTCCCCGAATCCACTGACCGGATGATCCAAACTAGGCCGATGAACGTCGGTCGGTCTCAGGTCGGGCGTTGA
- the rsfS gene encoding ribosome silencing factor: MPDTNAPKPEGSPDEESLREEFPVLPRRARYHDVQDDIDPASVSRSSPERQESALALAKVCARIAQENRAKDVVLLDLRQSTPLFDYFVVITAPSRRQLNAIISEIDHEMKQRKEFKLGIEGSEEGRWTLIDYGDFVVHVFSEDAREFYSIEDIWGDAPRIEWNEDSSSFPTAPDQPSA, encoded by the coding sequence ATGCCCGACACCAACGCTCCCAAACCCGAAGGCTCGCCCGACGAGGAATCGCTCCGAGAGGAATTCCCGGTCCTCCCGCGCCGAGCTCGATACCACGACGTCCAGGACGACATCGACCCCGCCTCGGTGTCGCGATCGAGTCCCGAGCGACAGGAATCAGCCCTCGCGCTGGCCAAGGTCTGCGCCCGGATCGCGCAGGAAAACCGCGCTAAGGATGTCGTGCTGCTTGACCTGCGGCAATCGACGCCGTTGTTTGATTACTTCGTCGTCATCACCGCCCCATCCCGCCGGCAGCTTAACGCCATCATCTCCGAGATCGATCACGAGATGAAGCAACGCAAGGAGTTCAAACTCGGGATCGAAGGGTCCGAGGAAGGTCGCTGGACCCTGATTGACTACGGCGATTTCGTCGTTCATGTCTTCTCGGAAGACGCCCGAGAGTTCTACTCCATCGAGGACATCTGGGGCGATGCCCCCCGCATCGAATGGAATGAGGACTCCTCCTCGTTTCCGACTGCACCTGACCAGCCCTCCGCTTGA
- the argS gene encoding arginine--tRNA ligase, translated as MRLRRAFADAAPEGVSPDEFAQAVRPSTDPKFGDYQANGCMAAAKRAKQNPRELAAQVADRVTLDPIADPPEIAGPGFLNVRLRSEWLTEVLETLLNDDRLGVEPVEAPETIIIDYSSPNVAKPMHVGHIRSTVIGESLARLLSCLGHKVIRDNHLGDWGLQFGQILWGWKYHRDPDAYGRDPVGELARLYRLAASKMKLADDYGPKLDKVRSLEVEGKAEEADALFAKLLGDSGLSRSEIESAVAEGKSVVEQARDETAKLHAGDPENRQLWEQFMPHCLGALEGIYERLGVRFDVQLGESFYDAMLPAVVDDLKAKGLAEPSEGATVVFTQATKAPMIVQKRDGAFTYATSDLAKVKYCEDEFHADRLLYVVDSRQGDHFKQVFDVAKRWGFADVRFDHVAFGTILGADRRPFKTRSGDVVGLESLLDEAVAKALEVVNTNSPDLSDDERSRVAEVVGIGAVKYADLSQNRLSDYVFDLDKMVAMTGNTATYLQYAYARTRSIFRKGETTPEAIRAARPPILLTHPAERSLALTLVRLPETLDTAASELKPNILTDYLFGLANDFSSFFEQCPVLKAESPERRSSRLALCDLTGRTLAFGLNVLGIDVVDRM; from the coding sequence ATGCGCCTCCGCCGAGCGTTTGCCGACGCTGCTCCCGAGGGAGTCTCCCCCGACGAATTCGCCCAGGCCGTTCGCCCGAGCACCGACCCCAAGTTCGGCGACTACCAGGCCAACGGCTGCATGGCAGCGGCGAAGCGCGCGAAGCAAAACCCCCGCGAACTCGCCGCCCAGGTCGCCGATCGTGTCACGCTCGATCCGATAGCCGACCCTCCCGAGATCGCCGGCCCCGGCTTCCTCAACGTCCGCCTGCGCTCAGAATGGCTGACGGAGGTGCTTGAAACCCTCCTGAACGATGATCGACTCGGTGTCGAGCCTGTCGAGGCTCCCGAGACGATCATCATCGACTACTCCTCGCCGAACGTCGCCAAGCCGATGCACGTCGGCCACATCCGTTCCACCGTCATCGGCGAGAGCCTGGCCCGTCTCCTTTCCTGCCTTGGTCACAAGGTCATCCGCGATAACCACCTCGGCGACTGGGGCCTCCAGTTCGGCCAGATCCTCTGGGGATGGAAGTATCACCGCGACCCCGACGCCTACGGCCGCGACCCCGTCGGCGAACTCGCCCGCCTCTATCGCCTGGCCGCCTCGAAGATGAAGCTCGCCGACGACTATGGCCCGAAGCTCGACAAGGTCCGCTCCCTCGAAGTTGAAGGCAAGGCCGAGGAGGCCGACGCCCTCTTTGCCAAGCTCCTCGGCGATTCCGGCCTGTCCCGCTCCGAAATCGAATCCGCCGTGGCCGAAGGAAAATCCGTCGTCGAGCAGGCCCGCGACGAAACCGCGAAGCTCCATGCCGGCGACCCCGAGAACCGCCAGCTCTGGGAGCAGTTCATGCCCCACTGCCTCGGCGCCCTCGAAGGCATCTATGAACGCCTCGGCGTCCGCTTCGACGTCCAGCTCGGCGAGAGCTTCTACGACGCCATGCTCCCCGCCGTGGTCGACGACCTGAAGGCCAAGGGGCTCGCCGAACCCAGCGAAGGGGCCACCGTCGTCTTCACTCAGGCGACCAAAGCCCCGATGATCGTTCAAAAACGTGACGGCGCCTTCACCTACGCCACCAGCGACCTGGCCAAGGTGAAGTACTGCGAGGACGAGTTCCACGCCGATCGCCTGCTCTACGTCGTTGATAGCCGCCAGGGAGACCACTTCAAGCAGGTCTTCGACGTGGCCAAACGCTGGGGATTCGCCGACGTCCGCTTCGACCACGTCGCCTTCGGCACCATCCTCGGCGCCGATCGCCGCCCCTTCAAGACCCGATCCGGCGACGTCGTCGGCCTCGAATCCCTGCTCGACGAGGCCGTCGCCAAGGCACTTGAGGTCGTCAACACCAACAGCCCCGACCTCTCCGACGACGAACGCTCCCGCGTCGCCGAGGTCGTCGGCATCGGCGCCGTCAAATATGCCGACCTGTCGCAAAACCGTCTGAGCGACTACGTCTTCGACCTCGACAAGATGGTCGCCATGACCGGAAACACCGCCACCTATCTCCAGTACGCCTACGCCCGCACCCGCTCCATCTTCCGCAAAGGGGAAACCACCCCCGAGGCGATCCGCGCCGCCCGCCCCCCCATCCTCCTCACCCACCCCGCCGAGCGTTCCCTCGCCCTCACCCTCGTCCGCCTCCCCGAGACCCTCGACACCGCCGCCTCGGAGCTGAAGCCGAACATCCTGACCGACTACCTTTTCGGCCTCGCCAACGACTTCAGCTCCTTCTTCGAGCAATGCCCCGTCCTCAAGGCCGAGTCCCCCGAGCGCCGCTCCAGCCGCCTCGCCCTCTGCGATCTCACCGGCCGCACCCTCGCCTTCGGCCTCAACGTCCTCGGCATCGACGTTGTCGATCGCATGTAA
- the rpsN gene encoding 30S ribosomal protein S14, with protein sequence MASKSSVEKMKKIEELIAKYAERRKQLKEAGDYAALARLPRNSSKVRHRKMCALTGRSRGNYRKFGISRIMLRQLAHEGKIPGMKKASW encoded by the coding sequence ATGGCCTCGAAGTCAAGCGTCGAGAAGATGAAGAAGATCGAGGAGCTGATCGCCAAGTACGCCGAACGGCGCAAGCAGCTCAAGGAAGCCGGCGACTACGCCGCCCTGGCCCGCCTGCCCCGCAATTCGAGCAAGGTCCGCCACCGCAAGATGTGCGCCCTGACCGGCCGATCCCGCGGCAATTACCGCAAGTTCGGTATCTCCCGCATCATGCTCCGCCAGCTCGCCCACGAAGGCAAGATCCCCGGCATGAAGAAGGCCAGCTGGTAA
- a CDS encoding neutral/alkaline non-lysosomal ceramidase N-terminal domain-containing protein, producing MTRIPPDRLVSRRLLAACLALASMLVGSSTINAQDAEPAGLRAGAATSNTTPALGSSLNGNMRDQLASNVHDETHARCLVLDDGTNRLAIVVVDLCMIPREVVLDAKQQIEAATGIPADHVLISATHTHSAPTCAPVFQSDTVPGYPEFLARRISDGVRRAVNNLEPAEVAWGAGSNDRQVHNRRWHLKPEVTLTNPFGGTDKVRMNPGAGSPDLVKPAGPIDPEVWVLSARSRDGRPIALLANYSLHYVGGTRGGEVSADYFGMFANRVAELLDADRLDPPFVGIMSNGTSGDINNINFREPRAARPPYEQMRLVADELATEAARVAQSLDYRSDLTLDAQTTELQLGVRLPSSEDLERARAIVEAAEGPIMTTLEQIYARESILLSEYPSTVPVTLQALRIGDLSIAAIPCEVFVEIGLQLKQESPFPSIFTISLANGYNGYLPTEAHHELGGYETWRARSSYLEVDAASRITQAVLNLFSTLRSRK from the coding sequence ATGACGAGAATTCCCCCCGATCGGTTGGTTTCCCGAAGGCTCCTCGCTGCATGCCTTGCGCTGGCCTCGATGCTGGTCGGCTCCTCGACGATCAATGCCCAGGATGCCGAGCCTGCCGGCCTTCGCGCCGGGGCGGCGACGAGCAACACCACCCCCGCCCTGGGGTCGTCTCTCAACGGCAACATGAGGGACCAGCTCGCCTCGAACGTTCACGACGAGACGCACGCCCGTTGCCTCGTCCTCGACGACGGAACCAACCGCCTGGCCATCGTCGTGGTCGATCTCTGTATGATTCCGAGAGAAGTGGTCCTCGACGCCAAGCAGCAGATCGAAGCCGCCACCGGCATCCCGGCCGATCACGTCCTGATCTCGGCGACCCATACGCACTCGGCCCCGACCTGTGCCCCGGTCTTCCAGAGCGACACCGTTCCGGGCTATCCCGAGTTCCTCGCCCGACGCATCAGCGACGGTGTCCGACGCGCGGTCAACAACCTCGAACCGGCCGAGGTTGCCTGGGGAGCCGGATCGAACGATCGCCAGGTCCACAACCGTCGCTGGCACCTGAAGCCCGAAGTCACCCTCACCAACCCGTTTGGCGGGACCGACAAGGTTCGGATGAATCCGGGGGCCGGCAGTCCCGATCTCGTCAAGCCGGCCGGGCCGATTGATCCGGAGGTCTGGGTCCTCTCCGCGCGATCCCGAGACGGCCGCCCGATCGCCCTCCTGGCGAACTACTCCCTCCACTATGTCGGCGGGACCCGCGGTGGCGAGGTGTCGGCCGACTACTTCGGCATGTTCGCGAACCGGGTTGCCGAGTTGCTCGACGCCGACCGGCTCGACCCTCCCTTCGTGGGGATCATGTCCAACGGCACCAGCGGCGACATTAACAACATCAACTTCCGAGAGCCCCGGGCCGCTCGCCCGCCTTACGAACAGATGCGGCTCGTGGCCGACGAGCTGGCGACCGAGGCGGCGAGGGTGGCCCAATCGCTCGACTACCGATCCGACCTGACCCTCGACGCCCAGACCACTGAGCTTCAGCTTGGTGTCCGCTTGCCGAGTTCCGAGGACCTGGAGCGAGCCCGAGCGATTGTCGAGGCCGCCGAAGGGCCGATCATGACCACGCTCGAACAGATTTATGCCCGCGAATCGATCCTCCTGAGCGAATACCCCTCGACCGTGCCCGTTACCCTCCAGGCGCTTCGGATCGGCGACCTCTCGATCGCGGCCATTCCCTGCGAAGTCTTCGTCGAAATCGGCCTGCAACTCAAGCAGGAAAGCCCGTTCCCCTCAATTTTCACCATCTCCCTGGCCAACGGCTACAACGGCTACCTGCCCACCGAAGCCCATCACGAGCTGGGCGGCTACGAAACCTGGCGAGCCCGATCCAGCTACCTTGAGGTCGACGCCGCCTCGAGGATCACCCAGGCGGTACTCAACCTGTTCTCCACCTTGAGGTCCAGGAAGTAG
- the pyrR gene encoding bifunctional pyr operon transcriptional regulator/uracil phosphoribosyltransferase PyrR has product MSRAESRLCGPDVMDELLQDLARQITEGRMPQTPLCLIGIRTRGVPIADRLAELIGGAVPPVGAVDITLYRDDLGRQGHWPVLKGTDIPFEVDDAEVVLVDDVLHTGRTVRAALNAVCDLGRPARVRLAVLIDRGGRELPIQADYSGKLLEVSTGDRIEVRLTPIDPADEVVRVGP; this is encoded by the coding sequence ATGTCGCGAGCCGAATCACGCCTCTGTGGGCCGGACGTCATGGACGAGTTGCTCCAGGACCTTGCCCGGCAGATTACCGAGGGACGGATGCCGCAGACTCCCCTCTGCCTCATCGGCATCCGGACGCGAGGCGTGCCCATCGCCGATCGTCTGGCCGAGCTGATCGGCGGAGCCGTCCCACCGGTCGGCGCAGTCGACATCACCCTCTACCGCGACGACCTGGGCCGTCAGGGCCACTGGCCGGTGCTTAAAGGGACCGACATTCCCTTCGAGGTCGACGACGCCGAAGTCGTTCTGGTCGACGACGTGCTCCACACCGGCCGCACAGTCCGCGCCGCCTTGAACGCCGTGTGCGACCTGGGACGACCGGCCCGCGTTCGGCTAGCGGTCCTGATCGACCGAGGCGGCCGTGAACTCCCGATCCAGGCGGATTACTCGGGAAAGTTGCTCGAAGTTTCCACCGGCGATCGGATTGAGGTCCGCCTGACCCCGATCGACCCGGCCGACGAGGTCGTCCGCGTTGGCCCGTGA
- a CDS encoding aspartate carbamoyltransferase catalytic subunit — protein MSTVPASAATWTRRHLLGLEDLSAEEIIAILDTAESFAEVSDRPRKKVPALQGKVVFNLFFENSTRTRTSFSLAAKRLSADVQDFSASTSSLSKGESFIDTARNIEAMGSDVMIVRHSISGAPHLLSKHVRSSVINAGDGAHEHPTQGLLDLLTIRRKKGRIEGLTVGLVGDIAHSRVARSNIWGLTKLGAKVILCGPPTLVPRGFEQLGCEVAYHLDEVLPRLDVINVLRIQAERQQRGLFPSVSEYFYFYGVTQERILRSRPDVLLIAPGPINRGVELTPEVADGPNSAILDQVTNGLAVRMAVLYLVSGRAALANQPD, from the coding sequence GTGAGCACTGTGCCGGCCTCGGCCGCGACCTGGACACGACGCCACCTGCTCGGACTCGAAGACCTCTCCGCCGAGGAGATTATTGCGATTCTCGACACCGCGGAGTCCTTTGCCGAGGTCTCCGACCGTCCTCGCAAGAAGGTTCCTGCGCTGCAAGGCAAGGTCGTCTTCAACCTGTTCTTTGAAAATTCGACCCGCACCCGGACCAGTTTCAGCCTGGCCGCCAAGCGTCTTTCGGCCGATGTCCAGGACTTCTCGGCCAGCACATCAAGCCTCTCGAAGGGGGAGTCGTTCATCGACACCGCCCGCAACATCGAGGCGATGGGCAGCGACGTAATGATCGTTCGCCACTCGATCTCCGGGGCCCCTCACCTGCTGTCCAAGCACGTCCGTTCGTCAGTCATCAACGCCGGGGATGGTGCCCATGAACATCCCACCCAGGGCTTACTCGACCTCCTGACGATTCGTCGCAAGAAAGGACGGATCGAGGGTTTAACCGTCGGCCTGGTCGGCGACATTGCCCACTCCCGGGTCGCCCGTTCCAACATCTGGGGCCTGACGAAACTCGGGGCAAAGGTGATTCTCTGCGGTCCTCCCACCCTGGTTCCCCGCGGTTTCGAGCAACTCGGCTGCGAGGTTGCATATCACCTCGATGAGGTCTTGCCACGGCTCGACGTGATCAATGTGCTTCGCATTCAGGCCGAGCGCCAGCAGCGCGGCCTCTTTCCTTCCGTATCGGAATATTTCTACTTCTACGGTGTCACCCAGGAGCGAATCCTTCGGTCTCGCCCCGATGTCCTGCTCATCGCTCCCGGCCCGATCAACCGAGGGGTCGAACTGACTCCCGAGGTGGCCGATGGTCCCAACTCAGCGATCCTTGATCAGGTCACCAACGGGCTGGCGGTTCGCATGGCGGTCCTGTACCTCGTCAGTGGGCGAGCCGCCCTTGCGAATCAGCCCGATTGA
- a CDS encoding dihydroorotase, which produces MSTIHIKGGRLIDPSQGIDATLDLWLREKQVLAVGRDGPDQVDEVIDATGLIVCPGLIDCHVHLREPGNEEDETIATGADAALAGGVTTVACMPNTIPPLDTPGGVEYIVLQAKRAKKCNVYPVGAVSKGRSGSELAELGRLVEAGAVAFTDDGAPVANPALMKRALQYASMFDKVIMQHCQVMELTEGGVMNGGFQSMRLGIPGMPPEAEDIMVARDIRLAEVTGGRLHIQHISTARAVECVREGKRRGVRVTAEACPHHFTLTDDRLASFDSHFKMNPPLRTQSDVEAVIEGLTDGTIEVLSTDHAPHAPEKKARELNLAPFGIIGLETLVPLTISYLIEPGHLDWPTAIRMLTIAPAQLLGLEHRKGSLRPGFDADVTLLDPAARWVIDPSRSRSKSRNTPFGGWEVTGRAHTVIVNGEVRFRSGELTTS; this is translated from the coding sequence GTGAGCACCATCCACATCAAGGGCGGCCGCCTCATCGACCCAAGCCAGGGCATTGATGCAACGCTCGACCTCTGGCTCCGCGAGAAGCAAGTCCTGGCCGTTGGTCGCGACGGCCCAGATCAGGTGGACGAGGTCATCGACGCAACCGGGTTGATCGTCTGCCCCGGCCTGATCGATTGCCACGTTCACCTTCGCGAGCCAGGCAATGAGGAGGACGAGACCATCGCCACCGGAGCCGATGCGGCCCTGGCCGGTGGTGTCACTACGGTCGCCTGCATGCCGAACACGATCCCTCCTCTCGATACCCCCGGGGGGGTCGAGTACATCGTCCTTCAGGCCAAACGCGCAAAGAAGTGCAACGTCTATCCCGTCGGCGCCGTCAGCAAAGGGCGAAGCGGGTCCGAGCTGGCCGAGTTGGGCCGCCTGGTCGAGGCCGGTGCCGTTGCCTTCACCGACGACGGCGCTCCGGTTGCCAACCCCGCCTTGATGAAGCGAGCATTGCAATATGCAAGCATGTTCGACAAGGTCATCATGCAGCACTGCCAGGTCATGGAGTTGACCGAAGGCGGTGTGATGAACGGGGGGTTCCAGTCGATGCGCCTCGGGATACCCGGCATGCCTCCCGAGGCCGAGGACATCATGGTGGCTCGGGATATCCGCCTGGCCGAGGTCACGGGGGGCCGACTGCACATCCAGCACATCTCGACCGCAAGGGCGGTCGAATGTGTTCGGGAAGGAAAGCGACGCGGGGTTCGCGTGACGGCCGAGGCTTGCCCCCATCACTTCACCCTGACCGACGATCGGCTCGCATCCTTTGATTCACACTTCAAGATGAACCCGCCCTTGCGGACGCAGTCCGATGTCGAGGCTGTGATTGAAGGGCTGACCGACGGAACGATCGAGGTTCTCTCTACCGACCACGCGCCTCACGCCCCGGAGAAGAAGGCCCGCGAGCTGAACCTGGCTCCCTTTGGGATCATCGGACTCGAAACGCTTGTGCCATTGACCATCTCGTACCTGATCGAACCGGGGCATCTCGACTGGCCGACCGCGATCCGGATGCTTACGATCGCCCCGGCCCAACTGCTCGGTCTAGAACATCGCAAGGGAAGTCTTCGCCCCGGATTCGACGCAGACGTGACACTCCTTGACCCCGCAGCCCGATGGGTCATCGATCCCAGTCGTTCACGATCAAAAAGTCGAAACACCCCGTTCGGCGGCTGGGAAGTGACCGGACGGGCCCACACGGTCATTGTCAATGGTGAGGTCCGGTTCCGTTCTGGTGAGCTGACCACTTCGTGA
- a CDS encoding STAS domain-containing protein, producing MMECARTSAANRADRGPHEVRAQCFGERESDRLVEDWITSRIEGVSRRSGKRSGPDQLPIDSALRRVRNPESLETQRTFRHQGWKRLRIEHRGDVTVVQLLDQRLTHDVPLAELRGELRDLTTAGCLRIVLNLSRVEQVSSQFLEILTTLDRLCSNRPGGRMKLCNVGAEVLRIIDLCGLEEMLEVAPDLHSALSGDWPVAVSPVPVELFDVLSQRSDSPSESRQVIETRPSQADELHAVRSQIYLTVQRDGNVLGTLRIPENGLRIGRDAPCELRLRHPSVSRVHAWIGLRDGQLCLDDLGSSNGTVIGAHRFRSTSVAMMMGGAFSIGPYRLEPSAIGSPVGGQQSPHRVMERNFREETGNGESGGNSETIEGSSSDLDVQTPSCMRIEQIDDVLVLSPTISQFDLDDTIEPLRDCLDWLTRQPNAIVNVVINLAPVASLSGRAIGVLMAYSLKLRRHGGNLRLAQPSPTVLVALEIVGLPTLIETFPSLDEAVLNRWPN from the coding sequence ATGATGGAATGCGCGCGCACCTCGGCGGCCAATCGGGCCGATCGCGGACCGCATGAGGTCCGCGCTCAGTGTTTCGGAGAGCGGGAATCAGACCGTCTGGTTGAGGACTGGATCACCTCTCGCATCGAGGGAGTTTCTCGACGATCGGGAAAGCGCTCCGGTCCTGATCAGCTCCCGATTGATTCCGCCCTCCGCCGAGTTCGCAATCCAGAATCTCTCGAAACGCAACGGACCTTTCGGCATCAGGGCTGGAAACGGCTTCGGATCGAGCATCGGGGTGATGTGACGGTCGTTCAATTACTCGACCAACGCCTGACTCATGATGTTCCGTTGGCGGAACTGCGCGGTGAGCTCCGAGACTTGACGACCGCCGGGTGTTTGCGAATTGTCTTGAACCTGTCTCGAGTCGAGCAAGTCTCCAGCCAGTTTCTTGAGATCCTCACGACCCTCGATCGCCTCTGCTCAAATCGACCGGGAGGTCGAATGAAGCTCTGCAATGTTGGTGCGGAGGTTTTGCGAATCATCGACCTTTGTGGCCTCGAAGAGATGCTCGAAGTTGCTCCGGATCTTCATTCCGCGTTGAGCGGTGACTGGCCGGTCGCTGTCAGTCCGGTTCCGGTCGAACTGTTCGACGTTTTGAGTCAGCGATCGGATTCGCCCTCGGAGTCTCGTCAGGTGATCGAAACTCGACCTTCCCAGGCTGATGAGTTGCACGCGGTCCGATCCCAGATCTATCTGACCGTTCAACGCGATGGGAATGTGCTTGGAACTCTTCGAATTCCCGAAAATGGCTTACGGATCGGGCGTGATGCTCCGTGTGAACTTCGGCTCCGCCATCCCTCGGTCAGTCGAGTTCATGCCTGGATTGGTCTTCGAGACGGTCAATTGTGTCTTGATGATCTGGGTTCGAGCAATGGAACGGTGATCGGTGCACATCGGTTCCGATCGACCTCGGTTGCAATGATGATGGGTGGCGCGTTTTCGATCGGTCCGTATCGTCTCGAGCCTTCCGCAATCGGCTCTCCGGTGGGGGGCCAGCAATCGCCCCACAGGGTGATGGAAAGGAATTTCAGGGAGGAAACTGGGAATGGTGAGTCGGGAGGGAACTCAGAGACGATCGAAGGTTCGTCGTCTGACCTCGACGTTCAAACACCCTCGTGCATGCGAATTGAGCAGATTGACGATGTGCTTGTCCTTTCCCCGACAATCAGCCAGTTCGATCTGGATGACACGATTGAGCCGTTGCGCGATTGCCTGGACTGGCTGACTCGACAGCCGAACGCGATCGTGAATGTCGTGATCAACCTTGCTCCCGTCGCCTCGCTCTCGGGACGGGCCATCGGGGTTTTGATGGCTTATTCGCTCAAGCTGAGACGTCATGGGGGGAACCTCCGGCTTGCACAGCCATCGCCGACGGTCCTCGTTGCACTCGAAATCGTCGGGCTTCCAACGCTGATCGAGACGTTTCCGAGCCTCGATGAGGCGGTCCTGAACCGCTGGCCAAATTGA
- a CDS encoding NYN domain-containing protein — translation MRLLIDGYNLMHAAGRMNRRFGPDGLRRARLRFLNELALKLGVDQSSTTTIVFDASSLPLNQAPESICKGMTVIYAIDDDDADTRIERLIAQDSAPRSLMVVSSDRRIRRAAERRRATSRSSDDFLDDLETLRSDRHAHVKATMRSNEADRAQLDPLSEEEVDAWVLEFEEPIASLSASTQDTPPSLDWWTDLDLDQVSKEVEQEFRHDLRLIPRKPRR, via the coding sequence ATGAGATTGCTGATTGACGGCTACAACCTGATGCATGCTGCCGGACGAATGAACCGTCGATTCGGTCCGGACGGATTGCGCAGGGCTCGGCTCCGATTCCTGAATGAACTCGCGCTCAAGCTTGGTGTGGACCAATCCAGTACGACGACGATCGTCTTTGATGCGTCAAGCCTACCGCTCAATCAGGCCCCCGAGTCGATCTGCAAGGGGATGACGGTCATCTATGCGATCGACGATGACGACGCCGATACCAGGATCGAACGTCTGATTGCTCAGGATTCGGCCCCTCGATCGCTCATGGTCGTCTCCAGTGATCGCCGAATTCGCAGAGCCGCAGAGCGGCGCAGGGCGACGTCTCGCTCCTCCGACGATTTTCTCGATGATCTTGAGACGCTCCGGTCGGATCGACATGCGCACGTGAAGGCAACGATGCGTTCGAACGAGGCAGATCGGGCACAATTGGACCCGCTTTCTGAGGAAGAAGTGGATGCCTGGGTCCTTGAATTTGAGGAGCCCATCGCCTCTCTCTCTGCCTCAACTCAAGACACGCCCCCGTCTTTGGATTGGTGGACTGATCTGGACCTAGATCAAGTCTCCAAGGAGGTTGAGCAAGAATTTCGCCACGATCTTCGCCTGATTCCCCGCAAACCTCGACGTTGA